The nucleotide sequence CGTCGTGTGGGAGTCCGTGCCGACCAGGGAATCCGGGAATACTTCGACTTCGCCGTCGACGTTCTTCGTCGCCGCTACGGAAGCGAGGTACTCGAGGTTAACCTGGTGGACGATCCCTGTGCCCGGAGGCACCGCGCGGAAGTTATCGAACGCGGTTTGCGCCCAGCGCAGGAAGCGGTAGCGCTCTTCGTTGCGCTCGAATTCGACCTTCTGGTTGTATTCGAGAGCGTTCGTCGTGCCGAAAGCGTCGACCATGACCGAGTGGTCGATGACGAGGTCTACCGGTACGAGCGGGTTGATTTTCTTCGGGTCGCCGCCCTTTTTCTTCACGGTGTCGCGCATCGCCGCGAGGTCGACGACGACCGGAACGCCGGTGAAGTCCTGCAGTACGATACGGGACGGAATGAACGGAATTTCTTTGTTGTTGTCTTTGTTCGAAGCCCAGTTCGCGATTTGAGCGACATGCTCTTCCGTAATCGCGCGGCCGTCGAATTGACGAATCGCCGCTTCGAGCAACACCTTGATCGAGAACGGCAGCTTGGAGACGTCGCCGAATTTCGCTTCCAGATCGCTCAGCGAGTAGTACTGATATTGGCTGGAGCCGACGGAAAGCGTTTTGCGTACGCCGTAATGGTCGCGTTTCGCCATAATGTACAACCCATCCTCTCTGCACAAAATATTCTGCCCTCACGAAACCCAGTCGCATTTGCGGAACCTTTTCCCGACGGAAGAAACGATGTACATTCGCTTGTTTGTTCCACTAGATGAAACTCGATTTCATTATTGCATCTATAGTTAGTATAGCCTCTCGGGGCTTGTTGGTAAAGGGTTAAATTTCCCTCATGAAGCGCCTTCCCGGCGCATATACATGTCGATACAGCATGGTGCGTCCCGGCAGCCGAACTATATTTTTTTCACGTTGGAGGCACATTCATGAGTTGGAAACCTATATTGTATGAATATGTAAACGGCGCGAACGTTCGAGAGGCGGAAGGGGCGGCGACCGGCGCTTTGCTGCCCTCAGGCGAAAGGAGCAGGCTGAAGCGGGTGCAGGCCGCTTACGCCGAACGCGGCGCCAGGCTGCTGGATTGCGAAACGAGACTAACTCTCCGCCGGGTCCGGGAGGGCGAACGGGAAACGGTGGCCGACATCGACATGCGGCGGACGCTGCGTTTTCGCACGCGCGGCGTCGAGCACTGCGAGGAGCGCGTCGACCGGGAGCGGGTGACGCTGCAGCGCGGACCGGACAACGCGTGGGCCGTCGTGCGGGCGGAGCCGATTCTGCAAGAGCGGCGGACGGGCGGCGCCCCCGCTGCGGTCTTCGGGAGCGATGGCGCCGCACCTTCGCTGCGCGCCGCGCCGCTGCTGAACGAGCGGGTGCTCGTGCGCGGGTCGGCGGCGCCCTTCGAGCGAGCCGGGGCGTACGACCGCGAAGCGGCGCGCGCTTACGCGGAGCGGCACTGGAACGATCCGAATCCGGCGTTCATTCACTTCGACGTCGATTGCACGAACTACGTCTCCCAGTGCCTCTATGCAGGGGGAGCGCCAATGAACTATACTGGGGTGAGGGAGTCGGGCTGGTGGTACCGGGGCCGTTCCGGCGGCCGCGAGCTGTGGAGCTACAGCTGGAGCGTGGCGCACGCGCTTCATTGGTATTTGTCGGCGAGCCGGCGGGATGGGCTTGCCGCGGAGACGGTTTCCTCGGCCGCGGAGCTGACGATCGGCGATGTGATTTGCTACGATTTCGACGGCGACGGCCGGTTCGAGCACAGCGTTATCGTGACCGGCGCGGACGGCGCGGGCATGCCGCTCGTCAACGCGCATACGACGAACAGCCGCGCCCGGTATTGGGATTACCGGGACTCCTACGCTTGGACGGATCGAACCGCGTATCGGTTTTTCCGCATCCGGGATGCGTTTTAGCAAGCTATCAAGAGAAACGACGGAGGTTTCCATGAACAAGAAGATTCGAGTCGGCATCATCTACGGGGGGAAATCGGGAGAACACGACGTATCGCTCTCCACCGCCAAAGCGGTGATCGGCGAATTCGATTTCGATAAATACGAGGTGTTTCCTTTTTATATTACGAAGCAAGGCGAATGGCGGGCGGGCGCCCAGCTGCTCGCGCCGGTCGACGATAAGAAGCGCCTGACGTTCGAGAACGGCGCCGTCGTGGGCGAAAATTCGAGCGCGCTGACGCCGCTGTTCGGTGCTCTGACCGGCTCGACCGCCGCCGCTTCGGCGCCGGCCGTCTCCGCCGCGGCCGCAGCCCCCAAAGAGGTCCTTGTCGCCGCGGCCGGCGGCGCCGTCGACGCGCATGAGGTGGACGTCGTGTTCCCGCTGCTGCACGGCACGTTCGGCGAGGACGGCACGATCCAAGGGATGCTGGAAATGCTCAACATCCCGTACGTCGGCGCGGGCGTGCTCGCCTCCGCGGTCGGCATGGATAAAGTCGCGATGAAAAAAATGTTCGCCTCCGAAGGGCTGCCGCAGTGCGTGTACCGCTATTTCACCCGCAGCCAGTGGGAGCGCGACCGCTCTTATTACTTAATGGAAATCGAAATGTCGCTCGGCTACCCGTGCTTCGTAAAGCCTGCGAATCTCGGCTCGTCGGTCGGCGTGTCCAAGGCGCGCAACCGCGAGGAGCTGATCGAGGCGGTGCGCGAGGCGCTCCAGTTCGATCGCAAGGTGATCGTGGAGGAATTCGTCGACGCCCGCGAAATCGAGGTGAGCGTGCTCGGCAACGATCAGCCTCGTGCGTCCGTTCCGGGGGAAATCGCTTCCTCGAGCGAGTTCTACGATTATAAAGCGAAGTACATCGACGGGAAGTCGGTCATGACGATTCCGGCGGACATTCCGCTCGAGACGGCGCAGGAAGCGCAGGAGCTCGCCATTCGCGCGTTCCAGGCGATCGACGGCACCGGGCTGTCGCGCGTCGACTTCTTCCTGAAGAAGGACGACGGGAAGCTCCTGCTCAACGAGATCAACACGCTTCCGGGCTTCACGCCGTTCTCGATGTATCCGCTGTTGTGGAAAGAGAGCGGGCTTACGTACCGCGAGCTGCTCGACGAGCTGATCCGGCTCGCGATCGAGCGCCATCAGGAGAAGCAGAGCATCAAATACGGTCTGGACGACTAAGCGCGTCCGCCTTCGGGCGGCGCGTTTTTATTTTGTTTCGGGAGAGCGGTCGGCAGGGGCGGATGGCGGGCAGTAGGCGCAAAAATGCGGCTATTTGGCGTTTGGTGGGGCGGCTG is from Paenibacillus sp. and encodes:
- a CDS encoding amidase domain-containing protein is translated as MSWKPILYEYVNGANVREAEGAATGALLPSGERSRLKRVQAAYAERGARLLDCETRLTLRRVREGERETVADIDMRRTLRFRTRGVEHCEERVDRERVTLQRGPDNAWAVVRAEPILQERRTGGAPAAVFGSDGAAPSLRAAPLLNERVLVRGSAAPFERAGAYDREAARAYAERHWNDPNPAFIHFDVDCTNYVSQCLYAGGAPMNYTGVRESGWWYRGRSGGRELWSYSWSVAHALHWYLSASRRDGLAAETVSSAAELTIGDVICYDFDGDGRFEHSVIVTGADGAGMPLVNAHTTNSRARYWDYRDSYAWTDRTAYRFFRIRDAF
- a CDS encoding D-alanine--D-alanine ligase, producing MNKKIRVGIIYGGKSGEHDVSLSTAKAVIGEFDFDKYEVFPFYITKQGEWRAGAQLLAPVDDKKRLTFENGAVVGENSSALTPLFGALTGSTAAASAPAVSAAAAAPKEVLVAAAGGAVDAHEVDVVFPLLHGTFGEDGTIQGMLEMLNIPYVGAGVLASAVGMDKVAMKKMFASEGLPQCVYRYFTRSQWERDRSYYLMEIEMSLGYPCFVKPANLGSSVGVSKARNREELIEAVREALQFDRKVIVEEFVDAREIEVSVLGNDQPRASVPGEIASSSEFYDYKAKYIDGKSVMTIPADIPLETAQEAQELAIRAFQAIDGTGLSRVDFFLKKDDGKLLLNEINTLPGFTPFSMYPLLWKESGLTYRELLDELIRLAIERHQEKQSIKYGLDD